Part of the Jatrophihabitans sp. GAS493 genome, CTCTCGTGGTGTGCTGCCCGTCTTGTAGTCGACGACCCGCAGATCGCCGGCGGTGGAGATGTCGACCCGGTCGATATAGCCGCGCAATCGAAGGCCGTCCAGAACGACCTCGACGAGTTCCTCCCGGGCCGCCGGTTCCAGCCGAGTTGGATCCTCGAGGGCGAAGTAGTTGGCCACCAGCCCCCGGGCGGAGCTGAGCCAGTCGCGCAGCGCCGAGCCATCTTCGTCCTGCGCGAAGAGCGTCTCGACCTCGGGGTTCTGTTCGACGACGTGCTGCCAGGAGGGGGTCACCAGATCCTGGGCGGCCGCCACAGTGCGCTCAGCCGCCGGAAGGTCGTAGAGGGCCTCCAGCGCGGCGTGCACGACCGTTCCCCGGACCGCCGCACTCGAGGGTGGCTCCGGCAGTCGATCTATCGTGCGGAAGCGATACAGCAGCGGACAGGACTTGAAGTCAGCCGCCCGCGACGGCGAGAGTGACCCGATGATCGCCTCAGGTAGTTCAGCGACGGCCGCCGCAGACGGCCCGGGGTCGGTGCCGGTGGGGGCCTGGGTAACGTTCATGCATTCGAGCGTAGGTCAGCCCACTGACAATTCGGCTCGAGGCACGTCTCAGAGCAGCGAAATACGTTTGGCCGGCCAGACGATCATGAACGCCTTGCCGACCACCGATGACGTGGCGATGGGCCCGAAGACCCGGCTGTCGGTCGAGTCGCAGCGGTTGTCACCCATCACGAAGACGTCCCCGGCCGGCACCGTCACCGAACCGATCGTGGTGGCACCGAGGCTGTTGTTGCAGACCGGGTTGACGTACGACTCATGCTGTTCGATGTTGTTGAGCCACAGCGACTGTCCGCTCCAGCGAATCGTGTCGCCGGCGACGGCGATGACCCGCTTCACCAGATCCTTGTCGGGAGTCTGGCCGTCCAGGATGTGCGGGCGGGCGAAGACCACGATGTCGCCGTGGTCGGGACTTCCGAGCCGGTAGGCGACCTTGTTGACCAGGATGCGGTCATTGCCGTCCGGGCAGTTTCCGCCGCAGAGCGTCGGCTCCATGGACGCCGACGGGATGAAGAAGAGCTGGATCGCATAACTGCGGATACCGACCGCCACCAGCACGGTGATCGCGGCCAACGCCACGTAGCGCAGCAGGTGACTGGGCTTGGTCAGATCGTTCTCGACCGGCTTGCGATGCCGGGCGGTGGTGCGCTGCGCGGCATGGCGGGGGCGCCGAAATCGAGACCGTGCGGACTCGCCAGGGTAGGAGGACCGGGTACGGCTGGCCGGCTTCGTCCTGGAACTCACGGCGCAACGCTATCGGTCGTGCGGCGAAAGCGCGCCACGGAGTACCCCCGACACAACGGGTTCTCAGGTCCGACGCCCGTAGACTTTCGCCCGGCGCCACTCACTCGAGAGATTCGCTCCCCAGATGCACGCGCAGCAAGGATGCACAGACACAGCATGAGCAACCCCAATTTTGCCGTCGGTGACCGCGTTCAGCTCACCGACACCAAGGGCCGTCTCTATACGGTCACTCTCGCCACGGGTAAGCAGTTCCATACCCACCGTGGTGGTATCGAACACGACGCCCTCATCGGTCAGCCGGAGGGAAGCGTCGTGGTGTCGGCCTCGGGCACGCAATACCTGGCGCTGCGCCCGCTGCTCGCTGACTTCGTTCTCTCCATGCCGCGCGGGGCGGCGGTCATCTACCCGAAGGACGCCGCCCAGATCGTCGCGCTCGGAGACATCCACCCGGGCGCGACGGTGATCGAGGCCGGGGCCGGCTCCGGCGCGCTGACCTGCTCGTTGATCCGGGCCGTCGGTGAGCGTGGTCGAGTCATCTCCTACGAGGTGCGCGACGACCACGCGGACGTGGCTCGCAGCAACGTGGAGATGTTCTTCGGTGAGCACCCGGAGAACTGGGAGTTGATCGTCGACGATCTGGCCAACCATCCCAGCGACCCGCCGGAGGTGATCGCTGACCGGGTGATCCTCGACATGCTCTCGCCCTGGCAGGTGCTGCCGACGGTGTCGGCGTCGCTACGGCCGGGGGGAGTCCTCATCGGCTACGTGGCAACCACCACGCAGCTGTCGCGCCTGGTCGAAGCCATCCGCGAGTTCGGCGGCTACACCGAACCCACGGCGTGGGAATCGATGGTGCGCGGCTGGCACGTCGTCGGCCTTGCCGTGCGCCCCGAGCACCGGATGATCGGTCACACCGCGTTTCTGGTGACGGCTCGGCGCTTGGCGCCGGGAGTTACCGCGCCGGCTCGGCAGCGTCGACCAGCCAAGTCCGGTGACGCGCCGGAGTTGGCGCGACCTGTGGACGGGGAGAACCCTGGCCAGGGCGCGGAGAAGCCGAAGGGGCGGCGAGCGCTGCCGTAGTGGCGCGCTAGGCCTCGGGACCGGCGATCTCGACGCCGTCGGTGGCCCGTTCGACGTGAATGCAGTCGCCCGGGCACTCCTTGGCCGAGTCGATCACGTCCAGCCGCAGGTTGCTCGGAACATCGACCCGCGCCCCGGCGGCGGCGAGCAGTTCTCCGTCACCGTCCTTGACGTAGGCCAGCCCATCCACGTCGAACTCGAAGACCTCTGGGGCGTACTGGACACAGAGTCCGTCGCCGGTGCAGAGGTCCTGATCGATCCAGACGCGCAACGGTTCAGTCACAGCGAGGTCACTCCTTTTTCCGGCCGTCATACTCCGGCCGTACGGCCCGGCCGTCGAGCCGAGCAGTTCAGCATGCCATTCGGCGCGGCATCATTGGTGGATATACGCCACGGCGCGAGCCAGTGGTGCCGTGCGGTGTCCCACAGTAGACCCGACCGCGCGACCAGATACGTTCCGATGTGTAGGGTGAGTTTTCGCGCACCACAAACGGGAGGTGGCCCCAATGGCCCACGAGTCCGACGAGTTCGCCCGACGTGACACGGCGGAGATTTCGCAGCTCCAGCAGCTGACCGAGGAGCTGCAACTGCTGCGTGAGCGCGTTGCCGCCTCACCGCGCCACGTCCGCGCGCTGGAGGAGCGGCTGAGCGAAGCTCAGGCCCGGGTGGCCAGCCTCACCGATCGAAATGATCGCCTCGCCGGCACGCTGCGCGAAGCCCGCGACCAGATGGTGGCGCTGAAGGAAGAGATCGACCGGTTGGCTCAGCCTCCGAGTGGCTACGGGGTTTTCCTCGAGCTCTTCGACGACGGCACGGTGGACATCTTCACCAGTGGCCGCAAGCTTCGAGTCGCGGTCTCACCTGAAGTCACCGCCTCCGACCTGCAGTACGGCCAGGAGGTCATGCTGAACGAGGCGATGAATGTCGTCGCCGCGCGCGGCTTCGAGCGGGTCGGCGAGATCGTCACCTTGAAGGAGATCCTCGAAGGCCGCGACCGCGCCCTGGTCGTCGGGCACACCGACGAAGAGCGCGTCGTTCACCTCGCCGAGACGCTGCGTTCGCAGAAGATCAAGGCCGGCGACTCCCTGCTGGTCGAGACCCGTTCCTCCTACGCCTACGAGCGCATTCCGAAGAGCGAGGTCGAGGAGCTGATCCTCGAAGAGGTGCCCGACATCGACTACACCGACATCGGTGGGCTGGCCAAGCAGATCGACGCGATCCGCGATGCCGTCGAGATGCCGTTCCTGCACGCTGACGTCTTCCGTGAACACGAACTCCGGCCGCCGAAGGGGATCCTGCTCTACGGCCCGCCCGGCTGCGGCAAGACGCTCATCGCGAAGGCGGTGGCGAACTCGCTGGCCAAGCAGGTCCAGCGCGTGCGCGGAGCCGAGGGCGACGGGCACGCGAAGTCGTACTTCCTGAACATCAAGGGTCCGGAGCTGCTCAACAAGTACGTCGGGGAGACCGAACGGCACATCCGGCTGATCTTCCAGCGCGCTCGTGAGAAGGCCAGCGAAGGCACCCCCGTCATCGTCTTCTTCGACGAGATGGACTCGATTTTCCGAACCCGCGGGTCAGGGGTCTCCTCCGACGTGGAGACGACGATCGTTCCGCAGCTGCTCAGCGAGATCGACGGGGTCGAGGGGCTGGAGAACGTCATCGTCATCGGCGCCTCCAACCGCGAAGACATGATCGACCCGGCGATCCTGCGACCCGGTCGGTTGGACGTGAAGATCAAGATCGAGCGTCCGGACGCCGAAGCGGCCCGCGACATCTTCTCCAAATACATCACCCATACCCTGCCGATCCACGCCGACGACCTCGCCGAGCACGGCGGCAGCATTCCGGCCACGGTCAGCGGCATGATCCAGCACACCGTGGAACGGATGTACTCCGAGTCCGAGGAGAATCGTTTCCTCGAGGTCACCTACGCCAACGGTGACAAGGAGACCCTCTATTTCAAGGACTTCAACTCGGGCGCGATGATCCAGAACATCGTCGACCGCGGGAAGAAGATGGCGATCAAGGACCTCCTCACCACCGGGCAGCGCGGCCTGCGGATGCAGCACCTGCTGGCGGCCTGCGTCGATGAGTTCCGGGAGAACGAGGATCTGCCGAACACGACGAACCCGGATGACTGGGCCCGAATCTCGGGTAAGAAGGGCGAGCGGATCGTCTACATCCGCACGCTCGTCTCCGGCAAGGGCTCGGAGGCCGGCCGCTCGATCGACACCATCGGAAACACCGGTCAGTACCTCTAATGAGAGCCGTTCATGACTGAAACCCCGGCCACGCCGGTCGGCGTCCGCCGGGTGATGGGCACCGAGGTGGAGTACGGCGTGAGCGTGCCTGGGCAGCCGCACGCCAACGCCATGCTCCTCTCGGCGCAGGTGGTGAATGCCTACTCCAACGGGTTGCCGTCGAGCCGGGCGCGTCGCGCCGCATGGGACTTCGAGGAGGAGTCGCCGCTGCGCGACGCCCGTGGCTTCGACCTCGGAACCGGCTCGGTGGCCCAGGAGTTCATCGACGCCGAGGAGGACACCGGGATGGCTAACGTCATCCTGCCGAACGGTGCTCGCCTGTACGTCGACCACGCACATCCGGAGTACTCGACGCCGGAGGTCACCTCGCCGCTGGACATCGTCCGGTGGGACAAGGCCGGTGAGCTGGTGATGGCCGAGGCGGCCCGACGCGTCGCCGCTGCGCCCGGACTCAACGGCCAGATCAACCTCTACAAGAACAACACCGACAACAAGGGTGCCTCCTACGGGGCCCACGAGAATTACCTGATGAGCCGGTCGACGCCGTTCAGCGCCATCGTCCGGCACCTGATCCCGTTCTTCGTCACCCGCCAGGTCATCTGTGGCGCGGGGCGCGTCGGTATCGGGCAGGACGGGCGCGAGGCAGGCTTCCAGATCTCGCAGCGGGCCGACTTCTTCGAGGTCGAGGTGGGGTTGGAGACGACGCTCAAGCGCCCGATCATCAACACACGGGACGAGCCGCACGCCGACGCCGACCGCTACCGGCGGCTGCATGTGATCATCGGCGACGCCAACCTCTCCGAAACGTCGACCTACCTGAAGGTGGGGACGGCCTCGCTGGTGCTGGCGATGATCGAGGACGGCTACCTGGCCGATGATCTGACCATTGCCCAACCGGTTCGAGAGCTGCACCAGATTTCCCACGACCCCTCGCTGACCCATCAGATCACCATGTCCGACGGACGGACGATGACGGCCCTCGAGTTGCAGGGCGAGTACCTCGACCGCGCCAAGAAGTACATCGACGACCGCTGTGGCCAGAACGCGGACTCTCAGACCGTCGACATCCTGGTTCGCTGGGAGACCCTGCTCGCCACGCTGGCGAGCGACCCGATGAGCCTGGCCAATGAGCTGGACTGGGTGGCCAAGCTGCGCCTGCTACAGGGGTATCGAGACCGCGACAGCCTGGAGTGGGATTCGCACCAGCTGCAGCTGATCGATCTGCAGTACAGCGACGTCCGCCCGGCTAAGGGCCTCTTCCATCGCCTCGTCGCCCGCGGTGCGATGAAGACCCTGATCGACCCCGACTCGGCCGTCGCCGCGATGAACGCACCGCCCGAGGACACCCGCGCCTTCTTCCGCGGCGAATGCCTGCGCCGCTACGGGCAGTCGATCGCCGCGGCCTCCTGGGACTCGGTCGTCTTCGACGTCGGACGCGAGTCGCTGGTTCGGGTTCCGACGCTCGAACCGCTGCGTGGCACCCGCAGCCACGTCGG contains:
- the dop gene encoding depupylase/deamidase Dop, translated to MTETPATPVGVRRVMGTEVEYGVSVPGQPHANAMLLSAQVVNAYSNGLPSSRARRAAWDFEEESPLRDARGFDLGTGSVAQEFIDAEEDTGMANVILPNGARLYVDHAHPEYSTPEVTSPLDIVRWDKAGELVMAEAARRVAAAPGLNGQINLYKNNTDNKGASYGAHENYLMSRSTPFSAIVRHLIPFFVTRQVICGAGRVGIGQDGREAGFQISQRADFFEVEVGLETTLKRPIINTRDEPHADADRYRRLHVIIGDANLSETSTYLKVGTASLVLAMIEDGYLADDLTIAQPVRELHQISHDPSLTHQITMSDGRTMTALELQGEYLDRAKKYIDDRCGQNADSQTVDILVRWETLLATLASDPMSLANELDWVAKLRLLQGYRDRDSLEWDSHQLQLIDLQYSDVRPAKGLFHRLVARGAMKTLIDPDSAVAAMNAPPEDTRAFFRGECLRRYGQSIAAASWDSVVFDVGRESLVRVPTLEPLRGTRSHVGELLDRCPDASSLIDALLGPR
- the arc gene encoding proteasome ATPase, yielding MAHESDEFARRDTAEISQLQQLTEELQLLRERVAASPRHVRALEERLSEAQARVASLTDRNDRLAGTLREARDQMVALKEEIDRLAQPPSGYGVFLELFDDGTVDIFTSGRKLRVAVSPEVTASDLQYGQEVMLNEAMNVVAARGFERVGEIVTLKEILEGRDRALVVGHTDEERVVHLAETLRSQKIKAGDSLLVETRSSYAYERIPKSEVEELILEEVPDIDYTDIGGLAKQIDAIRDAVEMPFLHADVFREHELRPPKGILLYGPPGCGKTLIAKAVANSLAKQVQRVRGAEGDGHAKSYFLNIKGPELLNKYVGETERHIRLIFQRAREKASEGTPVIVFFDEMDSIFRTRGSGVSSDVETTIVPQLLSEIDGVEGLENVIVIGASNREDMIDPAILRPGRLDVKIKIERPDAEAARDIFSKYITHTLPIHADDLAEHGGSIPATVSGMIQHTVERMYSESEENRFLEVTYANGDKETLYFKDFNSGAMIQNIVDRGKKMAIKDLLTTGQRGLRMQHLLAACVDEFRENEDLPNTTNPDDWARISGKKGERIVYIRTLVSGKGSEAGRSIDTIGNTGQYL
- a CDS encoding PD-(D/E)XK nuclease family protein, which produces MNVTQAPTGTDPGPSAAAVAELPEAIIGSLSPSRAADFKSCPLLYRFRTIDRLPEPPSSAAVRGTVVHAALEALYDLPAAERTVAAAQDLVTPSWQHVVEQNPEVETLFAQDEDGSALRDWLSSARGLVANYFALEDPTRLEPAAREELVEVVLDGLRLRGYIDRVDISTAGDLRVVDYKTGSTPREAFEAKALFQMKFYALVLWRTRGAVPKQLKLIYLADTDTLTYSPDEQELERFETTIRAIWAAIARATVKGDFRPSPSKLCNWCEHQSRCPSFGGTPPPFPYEALARSHGDRRVDNAGPTADTVSDPAAIAADLRVVDGD
- a CDS encoding ferredoxin, which translates into the protein MTAGKRSDLAVTEPLRVWIDQDLCTGDGLCVQYAPEVFEFDVDGLAYVKDGDGELLAAAGARVDVPSNLRLDVIDSAKECPGDCIHVERATDGVEIAGPEA
- a CDS encoding tRNA (adenine-N1)-methyltransferase, coding for MSNPNFAVGDRVQLTDTKGRLYTVTLATGKQFHTHRGGIEHDALIGQPEGSVVVSASGTQYLALRPLLADFVLSMPRGAAVIYPKDAAQIVALGDIHPGATVIEAGAGSGALTCSLIRAVGERGRVISYEVRDDHADVARSNVEMFFGEHPENWELIVDDLANHPSDPPEVIADRVILDMLSPWQVLPTVSASLRPGGVLIGYVATTTQLSRLVEAIREFGGYTEPTAWESMVRGWHVVGLAVRPEHRMIGHTAFLVTARRLAPGVTAPARQRRPAKSGDAPELARPVDGENPGQGAEKPKGRRALP
- the lepB gene encoding signal peptidase I → MSSRTKPASRTRSSYPGESARSRFRRPRHAAQRTTARHRKPVENDLTKPSHLLRYVALAAITVLVAVGIRSYAIQLFFIPSASMEPTLCGGNCPDGNDRILVNKVAYRLGSPDHGDIVVFARPHILDGQTPDKDLVKRVIAVAGDTIRWSGQSLWLNNIEQHESYVNPVCNNSLGATTIGSVTVPAGDVFVMGDNRCDSTDSRVFGPIATSSVVGKAFMIVWPAKRISLL